DNA from Homo sapiens chromosome 1, GRCh38.p14 Primary Assembly:
TGTAAGTAACAGATAACAAACTAAATGGGGCTTAAATGGTAGGATATTTGCTATTTCAGTTAAGAGTGGTCATAGGTGATTCCAGAGATGGTTAACTCAACGGCTCAACAATGTCACTGTTCCTCTGAAATGCTCTGACCTCATCTTTGCAAAATGGCTGCTGCAGCTCTGGACATCCCATCCTCATCCTCAGTCAGCAGCTttcaaaagcaggaagaaaaggggCTCCTTATCACACagctctccccctccccttttttttttttggtgacggagtctcgctgtgttacccaggctggagtgcagtggcttgatctcagctcactgcaacctccgcctccagagttcacGCGATTCTCATCCTCAGCCTCTCgattagttgggattacaggtgcgcaccaccatgcccggctaattttttgtattttagtagagatggggtttcaccatgttggccaggctggtctcgaactcctgacctcaggtgatccacctgccttggcctccaaagtgctgggattacaggcgtgagccactgcgctcggccccgCATCTTAGGGTTTCGAATAAGGGATTGTAgatttgaattaaattaaattaaatcatttaatccttacaatcaTTCTGAGATTGAttaatcatccccattttaccgatgaggaaaatgaggctcagagagggcgaGTAACTCGCTTGGGATCACACAGCGGGCAGGGGACAGAGTAGAGTTCGGGGTCGCGCCGCGCGGCTCCAGTTTCCGTGCCTTCCGCTGCAGCCGACCTGGCGGAACTGTGCGGGCAGACGTGGCAGGGGGACGGGCTGCTGCTGCGCTCGCACGCCGCATCGCGCAGGTTCTACTTCGTGGCTCCGGACACCGACTGCGGGCTCTGGGTGCAGGCGGCAGCCCCCGGCGACCGGATCCGCTTCCAGTTCCGCTTCTTCCTGGTCTACAGCCTGACCCCCGCGCCCCCGGCGCTCAACACCTCCTCCCCGGCCCCGGCCGACCCGTGCGCCCCCGGCTCCTACCTGCAGTTCTACGAGGGCCCGCCGGGGGCGCCCCGGCCCCTGGGGTCCCCACTGTGCGGCCTGAACATCCCGGTGCCTGTGGCATCCTCCGGACCCTTTCTAGGCCTGCGCCTGGTCACGAGAGGCCGCCAGCCCCGCGTGGACTTCGTGGGCGAAGTCACCTCTTTCCGTCTGGGTGAGCTGGGGCTGAAGGCCGGGACGGGACCCTCTGCAGAGGCCATGCGGGACTGGGGCCACAGTGGGGGCCCCGGTGAGGGCCGCTGCCGACAGGGGAATGGCAGGGGTGCCCGAAGCACAAGATGGCAGGGACTGGGTCCAACGGGAGGGAAGAAGGTGGTGGCTAGTGGCAGAGTCACAATAAGGGACCTCCCGGATCCTAAGAGCCAACCATATAAATCTGGCTACCATGGATGTGTGCGTCAGACTGTCCTACCAGCCCCAGTGcgcacacacatccacacacatccacacacaacTTCCtccccacacacattcacacacaactCCCACACGTTCACACCTCACACTCTGACATCCACACCCATGTCACATACGCACAACCCACGCACCTCATCGCCCCCACACACTCCACACTCATGCCTCTCACTGCAGCACACGCCTCACACTGCACACTCACCATCACACACCTCATATGCACACAGTACCGCCTTGCACACTTACACACAGCTCACATGCTCTCATGCCACATGCTGGCTGCTCTGCGCTGGGTCAGCCCTTCAGATGTTTGCAGAAGGGTGTGCTTAGGACTCGCCAGGCCTGTAGGCAGCAGAAACCAACTCAAGCCAGGAAAGGGCCCTCTTGGAACTGAAATTAATAATACTCGCCCAACTGGGCGCCGTGgctttcgcctgtaatcccagcactttgggaggccaagtcatgaggatcacttgagctcaggaattcaagaccagcctgggtgacagagagagacctgcctaaaacaacaacaaaaaataatttaaaaaatataataattaaaaaataataaaattaataacagtACTTGCCCCATAGGGGTATTGTGAGGCCTCAATGGGCCAGGATGTGTAGTATTTACGGCTGTGCATGGCACAGAAGAGGAAGTCAGTACATGTTAGCTGccatcctccaccctcctccccatGAAACACTCATCCATGTTCTCATCTGCATGCATGAGGGCAGCTCTCTCCTGCCCACACCCCCACACTGTCACCATGGGGGCCACACATCCTGCTGTGTCGTGGGCTGGACCGGAATCCTCACctcaggcttctgcttctggccTCAGGACCTTGTGGTGCCTACTTCCGCTGCCAGAATGGCAGGTGCATCCCCTCAAGCCTCGTGTGTGACCCCTGGGGCATGGACAACTGTGGCGATGGCAGTGACCAGGGCTCCTGGTCACCAGCTGACTGCAGAGGTCAGTGCGGGGTGTGGACTGGGCCCTACTGAACAGCTGGAGGGAAGCCTGGCCCTAACTCCCCTTCCCTAGGGCAGGGCCCCgatggggaggcaggagagaggaaaGCGGAAGTGTGGAATCGGCTTAGGCCAAGGGCTGGAGGGGCAGAGCAGTCAGGGCCAGAACTATGCTGCAGATGATCTCATCCGGCGGATTCCAAATGATGCTTTAGTGGTGGAAACTTTTGCTAAATGGGACCTGGCATGGAGGCCCAAGACATTCAAAGGAGATATCCTCTGCTTAACTGGATGGTGGGCCTGGGGCCCTGGCTGCCTGATGTCTCTCTGAGGGCCCTGAGTGTCACCCTCAAGACATACTTTGAAAACCATCAATCCAGTCTGATTCCCACactttacagatcaggaaactgaggcctagagagaagtgacttgcccaaggtcataaagCCAGTGAGTAAAATGAGCAGGAATGATCTCTGTAGACAGGGGAGTGGGATAGGAGGGCTAGGGTTGGTGGAAGGGACCAGAACAAATCACCCAGGAATAACCTTCCTGGGGATCTAAAGATGTCCCACCTGCCCACCACACCCAATTAGGAGTGGGATGGAGGTAGGGCTGCCATGTACAGTTGAACAGGGGTGAAATGCAGTTTCCCAGAACCCCACACACTTACCTTCCCCATCCCCCGCTCAGCCTTTTTTGCAGGTTCCTGGTCATTTCCCTGATGCTGTATGCTTTGTGCCATGAGACCCAGGTCCTATGTCCCCTTGTCCTCCATCCAGGCTCATTCCCTTGTGGGTCTCATTTATATCGTATCACCTGTGGGACTTGTCTTTGAACTTCAGCCACATAACCTCCTCCCTGCTCAGCATCTCTGCGTGGATGTATAGGCGAAATCTCAAACTTAACTTGCCCCATACTGGACTCCTTGTCCACAGCCCTCCCTGCATCCTGCTTCCCTCTCGCTGAGCAGCGACTTCACATTCCAGCTGCCCAGGCCTCACTGAGTCATCTTTTACTCCCCGCTTAACCCATAGCCTATAACCCATAACCAAGCCAGTGACAAGTCCTTTGAAAGCTCTCCAGACTCTGACCCTTCTCACACCTGCTCTGCCATCACCTGGTCTGAGCCACCACCAGCTCTCGTCTGGGTTGTTCTAATAACTTCTGAACTGGTCTCCCTCCTTCTGTCCTTTGCCTCTGACAACACAGGAAGAAGGAAGCCTGGGggagccttctttttctttttctttttttcaaatgaacttacttatttattgttttgagataggttctcattctgttatccaggctggagtgcagtggcgccatctcggctcactgcaacctctgcttcctgggctcaggtgatcctcccacctcagcccccagagtagctgggaccacacatgcaccaccatgcccagctaatttttgtgttttctgtagagatgaggtctcactgtattgcaagggctagtctcgaactcctggactcaagatcttcccaccttggcctcccaaagtgctgggattgcatgaACTTCATTTTTTAgggcagttttagatttacaaaaaaattgagaagatagtACAGAAAATTCTCATATACCCAGCACTCAGTTTGGGTGCTATTACTGACATTTTACATTAGTATGAgacatttgttttaattaatgaagtaatattattaactaaagtccacagTTTGTTCAGTTTTCCCTAGTTTTTACCTcatgtcctttttctgtcccGGGATCCCACTCAGCATCTcatgttacatttatttatttatttattttattactttttttcagatagagtcttgctctgtcgcctaggctagacagactgcagtggcgtgatctcggctcactgcaacctctgcctccctggttcaagcgattctcctgcctcagcctccggtgtagctgggattacaggtgcacaccaccacgctcagctaatttttgtatttttagtagagacgggatttctccatgttggacaggctggtctcaaactcctgacctcaagtgatccacccgccttggcctcccaaagtgctgggattacaggtgcacaccaccacgctcagctaatttttgtatttttagtagagacgggatttctccatgttggacaggctggtctcaaactcctgacctcaagtgatccacccgccttggcctcccaaagtgctgggattacaggcgtgagcctccgcacccggcCTCATGTTACATTCATTAATAGTCATCATGCCTCTTTAGGCTCCCcttggctgtggcagtttctcaggatttccttgtttttaatgaTCTTGACAGTTGTGAGTACTGCTCAGGGATTTTGTAGGATGCCCCACTATTGGGATTTATTTGATACTTTTCTCATGAAAAGACTAGAGTTACAGTTCACAGAGGTGAAATGCCATCttcatcacatcacatcacaccAAACATGACTTTGGTGTTGGGTGTTTGGTGTTGGACGGTGGTTGACGCTGACCTTGACCGCCTGGCTGATGTCTGCCTCATTTCTCCACCGTTACTTTTGGTCCCATCTTTCCCCACTGTATTCTTGGGAAGTCACTATGTATAGCCCACTTGAGTGGGGAGTTATGCTTCCCCGCCAGAGGTACCTTTTAAAACAGTAAATCAGGTTATGTCACTATCCTGCTCAAAACCCTCATCACATTCAGCAAAGGCAAAGCCTCGCCCGGGCTCAAAGGCCCTGCACGATCTGGCCCTGCCCCTTCTTTCCTGGCCTCGCCTCTTCCTTCCtggccccgccccccgccccacccctccctggccccgcctcctccctgccccaccccctccctggCCCCGCCTCCCCTCCacactccagctttgttctggcCTTTGCAGTAGCTGTGTCCTCTACCAGAAGACTTTTCTTCTGAGATCTGCATTGCAAGCTCGTTCCTTTGCTTCCTGGTGGGTCTCTTTAAGTTCTTCCCTGACTcctttatataaaaatagcaaccctggccaggtgcggtggctcacgcctgtaatcccagcactttgggaggccgaggtgggcggatcacctgtagtcgggagttcgagaccaacctgaccaacatggagaaaccccatctgtactaaaaatacaaaattagctgggcgtggtggcatatgcctgtagtcccagctacttgggaggctaaggcagg
Protein-coding regions in this window:
- the LDLRAD2 gene encoding low-density lipoprotein receptor class A domain-containing protein 2 precursor codes for the protein MEACCLLQLPQRLLLLGAAALTATALETADLAELCGQTWQGDGLLLRSHAASRRFYFVAPDTDCGLWVQAAAPGDRIRFQFRFFLVYSLTPAPPALNTSSPAPADPCAPGSYLQFYEGPPGAPRPLGSPLCGLNIPVPVASSGPFLGLRLVTRGRQPRVDFVGEVTSFRLGPCGAYFRCQNGRCIPSSLVCDPWGMDNCGDGSDQGSWSPADCRGPSPVPSQTGSTDAHTSRSLTPSPALGSAGSLWIAAERSSPAGRDPTRQDAALEGSTE